The following coding sequences are from one Phycisphaerae bacterium window:
- a CDS encoding sulfatase — protein MWRFAPAVVICAIVAGSSQGAPRNVVLMIGDDHGMQVGCYGDKVIKTPSMDRLASQGTRFANAFAAVSSCSPSRAVILSGMFTHSNGQYGLAHATHNFHSFHDVQSLPRQLKEAGYRTAIIGKYHVQPEETYPFTETLPCPGGPRNVAAMAEQARRFMGAQGDSPFFLLVGYTDPHRDAKGFANRPKYDGIETITYKPEDMIVPPWLSDHPEVRKELAEYYQSISRLDQGVGLMLKAIADTGHENDTLTIYVSDNGPPWPGAKTTLYDPGIHLPLIIRSPQQKKAGVVNEAMVSFVDLTPTILEWAGVEKPSKVFGRSLLPILEETRPEGWDTVYGSHIFHEVTMYYPARMIRTRQYKYILNLAHRLEFPFASDLWGSDTWQGVLKRGDNQYGKRTVDAYIHRPREELYDLQADPHETKNLAGDPAHAQTVADLRARLLEWQKKTEDPWLVKYQHE, from the coding sequence ATGTGGCGATTCGCACCCGCAGTTGTGATTTGCGCGATCGTGGCGGGGAGCAGCCAAGGCGCGCCTCGCAACGTGGTGCTCATGATCGGTGACGACCACGGCATGCAGGTCGGTTGTTATGGCGACAAGGTCATCAAGACCCCCTCCATGGATCGGCTGGCATCACAGGGCACGCGGTTCGCCAATGCCTTCGCGGCGGTCTCCAGTTGCAGCCCGTCGCGAGCGGTCATCCTGAGCGGGATGTTCACGCACAGTAACGGCCAGTACGGCCTGGCGCATGCCACGCACAATTTCCATTCGTTTCACGACGTTCAATCGTTACCGAGGCAGCTCAAGGAGGCCGGTTATCGAACCGCGATCATCGGCAAGTACCACGTGCAGCCGGAGGAAACTTATCCGTTCACCGAGACGCTGCCCTGTCCGGGCGGGCCGCGAAACGTCGCCGCCATGGCCGAGCAGGCCCGCAGGTTTATGGGGGCCCAAGGCGACAGCCCTTTCTTCTTGCTCGTCGGCTACACCGATCCGCACCGCGATGCGAAAGGCTTTGCCAACAGGCCCAAATACGACGGCATCGAGACGATCACCTATAAGCCCGAAGACATGATTGTTCCGCCCTGGCTGAGCGACCACCCGGAGGTTCGCAAAGAGCTGGCAGAATACTACCAATCGATCAGCCGTCTCGATCAGGGCGTCGGGCTGATGCTCAAGGCGATTGCCGACACCGGTCACGAAAACGACACGCTGACGATCTATGTGAGCGACAACGGTCCGCCCTGGCCGGGGGCCAAGACCACCTTGTACGACCCCGGTATTCACTTACCTCTGATCATCCGAAGCCCGCAGCAGAAAAAAGCCGGGGTCGTTAACGAAGCGATGGTCAGCTTCGTGGATCTCACGCCGACCATCTTGGAATGGGCCGGCGTTGAGAAGCCTTCCAAGGTGTTCGGCCGCTCGCTGTTGCCGATTTTAGAGGAAACACGACCGGAAGGCTGGGACACCGTTTACGGGTCGCACATCTTCCACGAAGTCACCATGTACTATCCCGCGCGGATGATCCGTACCCGCCAGTACAAGTACATCCTCAACCTGGCACATCGTCTGGAGTTCCCTTTCGCCTCGGACCTGTGGGGGAGCGACACGTGGCAGGGGGTGCTGAAACGGGGCGACAACCAGTATGGTAAGCGAACGGTGGACGCTTACATCCATCGCCCTCGCGAAGAACTGTACGATCTCCAAGCGGATCCCCACGAGACGAAAAACCTGGCCGGCGATCCGGCACATGCCCAGACAGTGGCCGACCTGCGCGCACGGTTGCTGGAATGGCAGAAGAAGACCGAAGACCCGTGGCTGGTCAAATACCAACACGAATAA
- the trpC gene encoding indole-3-glycerol phosphate synthase TrpC, which yields MGNILDQIVETKRGEVATAKRRRPLSELKVALRDTRPTRDFIRAVAKSPARDVNLIAEIKRESPSAGLIRDDFDPVDLARVYHSVGADALSVLTDRTYFGGSLEFIARVKETVPIPVLRKDFIIDEYQLYETRVAGADAVLLIGEILPPARLADLLELAYELGLASLIEVHEPETLEQLQSVVGFPNRKRGLLGINNRNLKSQQTDLATTEMLAKQVGKDVVFVSESGIKTRADVQRLTQAGARALLIGETFMRSPDVAAKVLELLGPVPVTR from the coding sequence GTGGGCAATATATTGGATCAGATTGTGGAAACCAAGCGGGGCGAGGTGGCAACGGCCAAAAGGCGGAGGCCCCTGTCTGAATTGAAGGTTGCCTTACGAGATACACGGCCGACGCGCGATTTCATACGCGCCGTGGCCAAGTCCCCCGCAAGAGACGTCAATCTTATTGCCGAGATCAAGAGGGAGTCGCCCTCGGCCGGCCTGATCAGGGACGACTTCGATCCCGTCGATCTGGCGCGCGTTTATCATTCCGTCGGGGCTGACGCGCTGAGCGTCCTGACGGATCGGACCTACTTCGGCGGTTCTCTTGAATTCATCGCCCGGGTCAAAGAGACCGTGCCGATTCCCGTGCTGCGCAAAGACTTCATCATCGACGAGTACCAGCTCTACGAGACCCGCGTGGCCGGGGCAGACGCAGTCTTGCTGATCGGCGAGATTCTTCCTCCGGCTCGTCTCGCCGACCTGCTCGAATTGGCTTACGAGCTCGGTTTGGCCAGCCTCATTGAGGTCCATGAGCCCGAGACGTTGGAGCAACTCCAGTCGGTCGTCGGTTTTCCAAACAGGAAGCGCGGTCTGCTGGGGATCAACAACCGCAATCTGAAGAGCCAGCAGACGGACTTGGCGACTACGGAGATGCTGGCGAAGCAGGTGGGCAAAGACGTGGTCTTCGTGTCTGAAAGCGGCATCAAGACCAGGGCAGATGTCCAGCGATTGACGCAGGCGGGGGCTCGCGCGTTGCTCATCGGCGAGACCTTCATGCGATCGCCCGACGTCGCCGCCAAGGTGCTTGAACTGCTGGGTCCCGTGCCGGTCACACGTTGA
- a CDS encoding CPBP family intramembrane metalloprotease, producing the protein MMAVLAVLSANTMQTIDLSLLVAGGVVIVALAAKWWQSGRRDPLCGSPIRLNRLTPVWLWFCVLAQLLAWMIAGQAASWMDGTSAETLAGSASRPVAPVSSGESDVLPPDSQPIPRALTSSPATAATESNPSPKPRSTVLAANLAQVLMIAACLVLARMTFPRGWRQFGFGRRPLSKDMPWALAAWLAALLICTMLYWGSIGLWRLLWPDSVPPEHTVLTVVKDAEAGLGVRIIAIVGAVILAPVGEEIFFRGLLQSGVKKLAFVRRGSWQHRWMAIGVAAGLFGLMHTVTPQHIPALIALGMILGYAYERSGSLTLPILVHMLFNAKTLLWVALG; encoded by the coding sequence ATGATGGCCGTGCTCGCCGTGCTCTCAGCGAACACCATGCAAACCATTGACCTCAGCCTGCTTGTCGCAGGCGGGGTTGTTATCGTGGCCTTGGCGGCCAAGTGGTGGCAAAGCGGACGCCGCGACCCGCTCTGCGGCTCACCGATCCGCCTTAACCGCCTGACCCCGGTCTGGTTGTGGTTCTGCGTGCTCGCCCAACTGCTGGCCTGGATGATTGCAGGCCAGGCGGCTTCCTGGATGGACGGCACATCGGCTGAGACGCTTGCCGGTTCCGCTTCTCGACCTGTCGCCCCCGTCTCTTCCGGCGAGAGTGATGTTCTTCCACCAGACAGTCAGCCGATACCCCGGGCTTTGACGTCGTCACCCGCCACCGCGGCCACCGAATCGAATCCGTCTCCCAAGCCCCGATCAACCGTGCTGGCGGCCAACCTGGCACAAGTGCTCATGATCGCCGCGTGCTTGGTGCTCGCAAGGATGACTTTCCCTCGCGGCTGGAGGCAATTCGGCTTTGGCCGCCGACCGTTGAGCAAGGACATGCCGTGGGCTCTGGCAGCCTGGCTGGCGGCCTTGCTGATCTGCACCATGCTCTACTGGGGCAGTATCGGGCTGTGGAGACTCCTGTGGCCAGACTCCGTTCCCCCCGAGCACACGGTGCTCACTGTCGTGAAGGACGCTGAAGCCGGGCTCGGCGTACGGATCATCGCGATCGTCGGCGCGGTCATTCTCGCTCCGGTGGGCGAAGAAATCTTCTTTCGCGGGCTCCTACAGAGCGGCGTCAAGAAGCTGGCTTTTGTTCGCCGGGGTTCCTGGCAACACCGCTGGATGGCCATCGGCGTGGCGGCCGGCCTCTTTGGTCTGATGCACACGGTCACGCCCCAGCACATCCCGGCCTTGATAGCACTCGGCATGATTCTGGGGTACGCATATGAGCGCAGCGGCTCACTGACGCTGCCGATCCTCGTGCATATGCTTTTCAATGCCAAGACGCTGCTATGGGTAGCGCTCGGGTAA
- the ilvB gene encoding biosynthetic-type acetolactate synthase large subunit yields MVHDTLVDLGVEVAFGYSGGAILPTFDTLHDTPIRFIVSRHEQGAGHMADGYARATGKVGTVIVTSGPGATNLTTALATAYMDSIPLVAITGQVATAAIGNDAFQEADVVGVTRPVTKHNVLVKDVNNLERIIREAYFIARTGRPGPVLIDLPKDVQVSIPDDGNNREPLLPGYRPRCKGNQRQIRLAAQAINASERPVLYVGGGVISSNASAELRKLARAGNIPVTTTLLGLGAFDEVADSDLALHMLGMHGSAYANYAVQASDLLIAVGARFDDRVTGKLDTFAPHARIIHIDIDPSSISKSVDVDIPVVGDAREVLCEMLPLIERRERAEWFAQINEWKRRFPFSYQPQAGVIKPQAVVEEICRQTNSEAVIATGVGQHQMWAAQFYRWRFPRQMISSGGLGTMGYGFPAAIGAAIGLSDKIVIDIDGDGSFLMTCSELATVAERKIPVKVVILNNAFQGMVRQWQELFFGRRYVGTQMVNPNFARVADAFGCTGIEVKDPQDLPKAIKKMLDTPGPVVVDAHVAREENVYPMVAVGKSLHEMEMGGMS; encoded by the coding sequence ATTGTCCACGACACGTTGGTTGACTTGGGTGTTGAAGTCGCCTTCGGTTACTCCGGAGGGGCCATCTTGCCCACGTTCGACACCCTGCATGATACGCCCATCCGGTTTATCGTCAGTCGGCACGAGCAGGGCGCCGGGCATATGGCCGATGGTTACGCCCGAGCCACGGGCAAGGTCGGAACGGTCATTGTCACCAGCGGTCCCGGGGCTACCAACCTGACGACGGCTCTGGCGACGGCCTACATGGACAGCATTCCGCTGGTGGCCATCACCGGCCAGGTTGCTACCGCCGCGATCGGAAACGACGCCTTCCAGGAGGCCGACGTCGTGGGCGTGACCCGTCCGGTTACCAAGCACAACGTTCTGGTGAAGGACGTTAACAACCTCGAGCGGATCATCCGCGAGGCCTACTTCATCGCCCGAACCGGGCGTCCTGGACCGGTGCTCATCGACCTGCCCAAAGATGTGCAGGTCTCCATCCCCGATGATGGCAACAACAGGGAGCCGCTTCTTCCCGGCTATCGGCCACGCTGCAAGGGCAACCAGCGGCAGATCCGGCTGGCCGCCCAAGCCATCAACGCGTCCGAGAGGCCGGTCCTTTACGTCGGCGGCGGCGTCATCTCGTCAAATGCCTCGGCCGAACTGCGCAAGCTCGCCCGTGCCGGCAACATCCCCGTGACGACTACCTTGTTGGGGCTGGGCGCGTTCGACGAGGTGGCCGATAGCGATCTGGCTCTGCACATGTTGGGCATGCACGGAAGCGCGTACGCCAACTACGCCGTCCAGGCGTCCGACCTGCTGATCGCCGTGGGTGCAAGATTCGATGACCGCGTGACCGGCAAGCTGGATACCTTCGCGCCCCATGCCAGGATCATCCATATCGACATTGACCCATCGAGCATCAGCAAGAGTGTCGATGTGGATATCCCCGTCGTCGGCGATGCCAGGGAAGTGCTTTGCGAAATGCTGCCTTTGATCGAGCGGCGCGAACGTGCCGAGTGGTTCGCCCAGATCAATGAGTGGAAGCGACGCTTCCCCTTCAGCTATCAGCCCCAAGCAGGCGTCATCAAGCCGCAGGCGGTTGTCGAGGAAATCTGCCGTCAGACCAACAGCGAGGCGGTCATTGCCACCGGCGTGGGCCAGCACCAGATGTGGGCGGCCCAGTTCTACCGCTGGCGATTCCCGCGGCAGATGATCAGTTCGGGGGGCCTGGGAACCATGGGCTATGGTTTCCCCGCGGCCATTGGCGCGGCCATCGGTCTTTCTGACAAGATTGTTATCGACATCGATGGCGACGGCAGCTTCCTGATGACCTGCAGCGAACTGGCCACCGTTGCCGAGCGCAAGATCCCCGTGAAGGTGGTTATCCTGAACAACGCGTTCCAGGGCATGGTTCGTCAGTGGCAGGAGCTGTTCTTCGGACGCCGGTACGTCGGCACACAAATGGTCAACCCCAACTTCGCGCGCGTGGCCGACGCTTTCGGATGCACCGGCATCGAGGTCAAGGATCCGCAAGACCTGCCCAAGGCGATCAAGAAAATGCTTGACACGCCCGGCCCCGTCGTGGTGGACGCGCACGTCGCCCGCGAGGAGAATGTCTATCCGATGGTGGCCGTCGGCAAGAGCCTGCACGAGATGGAAATGGGCGGCATGTCCTGA
- a CDS encoding alginate lyase family protein, whose translation MNRNLVLIWTVMQCFMLLACSQRAEGADKTQASKGLPFDIGTLDASAIKAAGPRLFFTQDEIERATARLDTDEQARAILDNLKAEADKHLQIEIKPLDESWWNKAKSKKWEETYPEVFENTAIRPGAYAHPAATLAVAWLLTGKQEYADKAVALLKNLTPYSFAPEHFDVGMNYAGWGLSMLKAYDALLPALPPSQRKAIDACLTRMAKAVAKNDVYWIENDVGGGINNHLAWHKMMLGLLGMFYNRPEMVDYCLHGRRGLVSLLEDGLTDDGLWCESSLNYQFAAIAPMLIVADCQRRLGISPGLHGLVAGNGRMLKQSFDAMFNVLSADGMIPPVGDAYGHHQRLYDNKLYETCWLLWGDSKYAWLISHSENPSVTMLFAPPLPQNVPSPPIGSILLPEHGYAFLRSKQDDLYWDTDAWCAFLTYDRSGVHANADKLSLTLFGQKRMLVSDVEGRATVPHAFSSKIQSELNRGALSQNTVMIDGGDQRCSSEMLRLIEFRDLPEEKRVTAADDRGILYEGIRQMRTIAMTPEYVLDVFQVDCGAKPRQIDWVAHILDGHARMSESGNPDLASREPFELPKGAAWKWLRDPQSFKPTGPIRMEWQDGEVRLRLRMLDPGIERVILCGYPSTDQPDSPSIPMIMVRKKEKQAIFAAVWLIGSEIEEVEFKTLPRHNGMLVYQVKAGETTRKHLVPAL comes from the coding sequence GCGCCTCGATACCGACGAGCAGGCTCGGGCCATCCTCGACAACCTCAAGGCCGAGGCGGACAAGCACCTGCAGATCGAGATCAAACCGCTGGATGAAAGCTGGTGGAACAAGGCCAAGAGCAAGAAGTGGGAGGAGACCTATCCGGAGGTCTTCGAGAACACGGCGATCAGGCCCGGAGCGTACGCTCACCCGGCCGCGACTCTCGCCGTCGCCTGGCTGTTGACCGGCAAGCAGGAGTATGCCGACAAGGCCGTCGCCCTGCTTAAGAACCTTACTCCTTACTCCTTCGCCCCCGAGCATTTCGACGTGGGGATGAATTATGCCGGCTGGGGGTTGTCGATGCTCAAGGCCTACGACGCCCTGCTGCCCGCCCTTCCGCCGAGTCAGCGAAAGGCGATCGATGCCTGCCTGACTCGGATGGCCAAGGCCGTCGCCAAGAACGATGTTTACTGGATCGAGAATGACGTCGGCGGCGGCATCAACAATCACTTGGCGTGGCACAAGATGATGCTCGGGCTGCTCGGGATGTTCTACAACCGCCCCGAGATGGTCGACTATTGTCTCCATGGCCGGCGCGGGCTCGTGTCCCTGCTCGAAGACGGGTTGACTGACGACGGGCTGTGGTGCGAAAGCAGCCTCAACTACCAGTTCGCGGCCATCGCCCCGATGCTGATCGTGGCCGATTGTCAGCGGCGATTGGGCATCAGTCCCGGCCTGCACGGGCTGGTTGCCGGCAACGGCCGCATGCTCAAGCAGTCGTTCGACGCCATGTTTAACGTCCTGTCAGCTGACGGCATGATCCCGCCCGTCGGCGATGCCTACGGCCACCACCAGCGGCTGTACGACAACAAGTTGTACGAAACCTGCTGGCTGCTGTGGGGCGACTCCAAGTACGCTTGGCTCATCAGCCACAGCGAGAACCCCTCGGTGACGATGCTCTTCGCCCCACCGCTGCCTCAGAACGTGCCCTCACCGCCCATCGGCTCGATTCTGCTGCCCGAGCACGGGTACGCCTTCCTCCGATCGAAGCAGGACGACCTCTACTGGGACACCGACGCCTGGTGCGCGTTCCTGACGTACGACCGCAGCGGCGTTCATGCCAACGCCGACAAGCTCAGCCTCACGTTGTTCGGCCAGAAACGCATGCTGGTCTCCGACGTCGAAGGGCGGGCGACCGTGCCCCACGCGTTCAGCAGCAAGATCCAGAGCGAGCTCAACCGCGGCGCCCTGAGCCAGAACACGGTCATGATCGACGGCGGCGACCAGCGTTGCAGCTCCGAGATGTTGCGCCTCATAGAGTTCCGCGATCTGCCCGAAGAAAAGCGCGTCACCGCCGCCGACGACAGGGGCATCCTCTACGAGGGCATCCGCCAGATGCGGACCATAGCGATGACCCCGGAGTACGTGCTTGACGTGTTCCAGGTCGACTGCGGTGCCAAGCCGCGACAGATCGACTGGGTGGCCCACATCCTCGATGGCCACGCCAGGATGTCCGAGTCCGGTAATCCTGATCTGGCGTCACGCGAGCCTTTCGAGTTGCCCAAGGGCGCGGCATGGAAATGGCTTCGCGACCCCCAGAGTTTCAAACCGACCGGGCCAATCAGAATGGAGTGGCAGGATGGCGAGGTGCGTTTGCGGCTGCGGATGCTCGATCCGGGGATCGAACGTGTGATCCTCTGCGGCTACCCGTCCACCGACCAGCCGGATTCGCCAAGCATCCCTATGATCATGGTCCGCAAGAAGGAGAAGCAGGCGATCTTCGCGGCCGTGTGGCTCATCGGCAGCGAGATCGAGGAGGTCGAGTTCAAGACTCTGCCGAGGCACAATGGAATGCTCGTCTACCAGGTAAAGGCCGGTGAAACAACGCGCAAACACCTGGTGCCGGCGCTCTGA
- a CDS encoding sulfatase-like hydrolase/transferase — MGRKQRLVTMVVSALAAGSQATAAPGTRTNLVLIMTDDQGAWSVGCYGNSEARTPVLDKMAAGGVRMTRAFATTPVCSPSRATFFTGRIPSQHGIHDWIKHENMGPRARYCLPREKQISEVLAEAGYVCGLSGKWHLGDSLHARAGYTFWYAMPQGGSQYNDAEMIWQGELVKAEGYITDRITDKAVEFLRTNRDRPFFLNIQYNAPHSPYTGQPKELVDLFADVPFASIPTLAPHPWAASGLTSLHNQREPLEQYFAACSGVDRAVGRLLAELEMLGLIRDTLVVYTSDQGFCTGHHGFWGKGNGTNPRNAYDTSLRVPMIFSHPGRLPAGATVDAMVSAYDFMPTVLDYLDVKTPTDRNLPGGSFAPMLRGEKQPDWPDAVLGEYGQLRYIRTAAHKYIHRANGGPFELYDLSRDPQETTNLVDLPEHRELRTVLRKRMLDWFEQYVEAGADPVGQEYIRPDER; from the coding sequence ATGGGTCGAAAACAACGCCTCGTGACGATGGTTGTTTCCGCTTTGGCCGCGGGGTCGCAGGCGACGGCCGCCCCGGGCACCCGGACCAATCTCGTTCTGATCATGACCGACGACCAGGGGGCCTGGTCGGTGGGTTGCTACGGCAATTCAGAGGCCCGTACGCCCGTCCTGGACAAGATGGCCGCCGGCGGGGTCCGCATGACGCGTGCCTTTGCCACGACGCCGGTCTGTTCGCCCAGCCGTGCGACGTTCTTCACCGGACGGATCCCTTCCCAGCACGGCATCCATGACTGGATCAAGCATGAAAACATGGGGCCGCGAGCACGGTACTGCCTGCCCCGCGAGAAACAGATCAGCGAGGTTCTCGCCGAGGCCGGCTATGTCTGCGGCCTGTCGGGCAAGTGGCATCTCGGCGACAGCCTCCACGCCCGCGCCGGCTATACCTTCTGGTACGCGATGCCACAAGGCGGCAGCCAGTACAACGACGCCGAGATGATCTGGCAGGGTGAGCTGGTCAAAGCCGAGGGCTATATCACGGATCGCATCACCGACAAGGCCGTCGAGTTCTTAAGAACCAACCGCGACCGGCCGTTCTTCCTGAACATCCAATACAACGCCCCGCACAGCCCGTACACCGGCCAGCCCAAGGAACTGGTCGACCTGTTTGCCGATGTCCCGTTCGCGTCAATCCCCACGCTGGCGCCGCACCCGTGGGCTGCTTCGGGTTTGACGAGCCTCCACAACCAGCGCGAGCCGCTCGAGCAGTATTTTGCCGCCTGCTCGGGGGTCGATCGGGCCGTCGGCCGCCTGCTGGCGGAACTCGAGATGTTGGGGCTGATTCGTGACACGCTGGTGGTCTATACCAGTGACCAGGGCTTTTGTACCGGTCATCACGGTTTTTGGGGCAAGGGCAACGGCACCAATCCGCGAAACGCCTATGACACCTCACTGCGCGTGCCGATGATCTTCAGCCATCCCGGGCGTCTTCCGGCCGGCGCGACCGTGGACGCGATGGTCAGTGCGTACGATTTCATGCCCACGGTTCTTGATTACCTGGATGTAAAGACCCCGACCGACCGGAATCTGCCCGGCGGCAGCTTCGCCCCCATGCTTCGCGGCGAGAAGCAGCCGGACTGGCCCGACGCCGTACTAGGCGAGTACGGCCAGCTCCGCTACATCCGCACCGCCGCCCACAAGTACATTCACCGGGCCAACGGCGGGCCTTTCGAGTTGTACGACCTGTCCAGAGACCCTCAGGAGACGACCAATCTGGTGGATCTGCCTGAACATCGGGAACTGAGAACGGTGCTTCGCAAACGCATGTTGGACTGGTTCGAGCAGTACGTCGAGGCCGGCGCCGACCCCGTCGGACAAGAGTACATTCGCCCGGACGAGCGGTGA
- a CDS encoding DUF933 domain-containing protein yields MRIAFVGPPLSGKSTLFRAVTGQAAPSHPGLGEHLAVVKVPDPRLHWLYNHYKPKRMVEATIDCLDVPGFSHETAQQQAEFRKSLPHLRQADALVAVVRAFDSPMVPPYRDRVDARADLEELVAELIFCDLEAVMNRIEKIEKALTKPTKTHEPEKRELALMKRCQEALENEKPISSIIETDEERKTLSGYQFLTELPLIAVINVNEDQAAKPAPFEWPQAKATIALCAETEAEIAELPPEDRKAFLEDLGVSESAKDRLIKTCYEAVGLISFLTVGDDEVRAWSIKRGSDAVEAAGKIHTDIARGFIRAETVAYNDLHAAGDMKAAKAAGKVRLEGKTYIVQDGDVINFRFNV; encoded by the coding sequence ATGAGAATTGCGTTCGTGGGCCCGCCACTGAGCGGCAAGTCAACCCTGTTTCGGGCGGTCACCGGGCAAGCGGCTCCAAGCCACCCGGGACTGGGCGAGCACCTGGCGGTGGTGAAGGTGCCCGACCCGCGGCTGCATTGGCTCTACAACCACTACAAGCCCAAGAGAATGGTCGAGGCGACGATCGACTGCCTCGATGTTCCCGGTTTCAGCCATGAGACCGCCCAACAACAAGCGGAGTTCCGAAAGAGCCTTCCGCACCTTCGGCAGGCCGACGCTCTGGTGGCCGTCGTGCGGGCTTTCGACAGCCCCATGGTTCCCCCCTACCGCGATCGGGTTGACGCTCGCGCTGATCTCGAAGAGCTGGTCGCAGAGCTGATCTTCTGCGATCTCGAAGCGGTCATGAACCGGATCGAAAAGATCGAGAAGGCTCTAACCAAGCCGACCAAGACCCACGAGCCGGAAAAACGCGAGCTGGCGCTCATGAAGCGATGTCAGGAAGCGCTGGAAAACGAAAAGCCCATCTCCTCGATCATCGAAACCGATGAGGAACGTAAGACGCTTTCCGGCTACCAGTTCCTGACCGAGCTGCCACTGATCGCGGTGATCAACGTCAACGAAGATCAGGCGGCCAAGCCGGCACCATTCGAATGGCCGCAGGCAAAGGCCACCATTGCGCTATGTGCGGAGACGGAAGCCGAGATCGCCGAGCTGCCGCCTGAGGACCGCAAGGCGTTCCTGGAGGACCTGGGCGTGAGTGAATCGGCCAAGGATCGTCTGATCAAGACGTGCTACGAGGCCGTGGGACTGATTTCCTTCCTGACCGTCGGCGACGACGAGGTGCGGGCTTGGTCGATCAAGAGAGGCAGTGACGCCGTCGAGGCGGCGGGCAAGATTCATACCGATATCGCCCGGGGCTTCATACGGGCCGAGACGGTCGCCTACAACGATCTCCATGCCGCCGGTGATATGAAGGCCGCCAAGGCCGCGGGCAAAGTTCGCCTCGAAGGCAAGACCTACATCGTTCAGGACGGGGACGTCATCAACTTCCGGTTCAACGTGTGA
- a CDS encoding MFS transporter yields the protein MIQTAQEPLSKAPPIAPTRTRFWVIVFAVTLAVVTYIDRVCISQAAPFIRQDLGLSEVQMGLAFAVFFWTYALFEIPGGWMGDRWGARRVLMRVVVWWSFFTVATGWAWNLASLVTARALFGAGEAGCFPNVTKAFATWLPRGERVRAQGLMWLSARWGGAFTPLLVILVLKFLSWRQAFGAFGLLGVIWAVFFYRWYRDDPRDNPHVNAAELALIPTASETAPVHQAVPWRKLLRSKTVWLLCAQYAFLSYGWTFYITWLPTYLKEARGLQLGTGAVLAGIPLLFGGVGSLCSGFIGGHFERKGGNARRIRRLMACAGCLGAAGCTAVSVSIHSPLTAMIVMGLASFFMDLAVPPSWAVCMDVGGRACGTLSGGMNMMGNLAGSLGPLATGFLLVRTGHNWDVVLYTFAGAYFMGTFCWMFLDPVTPLLPATPVRGSEVVAVRETGN from the coding sequence ATGATTCAGACCGCTCAGGAACCGCTCTCGAAGGCACCGCCCATCGCCCCGACGCGTACCCGCTTCTGGGTCATTGTCTTTGCCGTGACGCTAGCGGTCGTGACCTACATCGATCGGGTCTGCATTTCCCAGGCGGCACCATTCATTCGGCAGGATCTTGGCCTCAGCGAAGTTCAAATGGGCCTGGCTTTTGCGGTGTTCTTCTGGACATACGCCTTGTTTGAGATACCCGGCGGCTGGATGGGCGATCGGTGGGGCGCCCGCAGAGTCCTGATGCGGGTCGTAGTCTGGTGGTCCTTCTTCACCGTGGCCACCGGCTGGGCATGGAATCTGGCCTCCCTGGTCACGGCCCGAGCCCTGTTCGGCGCCGGAGAGGCCGGCTGCTTCCCGAATGTGACCAAAGCTTTCGCCACCTGGCTGCCGCGAGGCGAGCGGGTCCGCGCTCAAGGACTCATGTGGCTCAGCGCCCGCTGGGGCGGAGCCTTTACCCCTTTGCTGGTGATACTGGTACTCAAGTTCCTTTCCTGGCGACAGGCTTTCGGCGCTTTCGGACTGCTGGGTGTCATCTGGGCCGTCTTCTTCTACCGCTGGTATCGCGACGACCCGCGAGATAACCCCCACGTCAATGCCGCCGAGCTGGCCCTGATCCCAACTGCCTCTGAGACCGCGCCGGTTCATCAGGCCGTGCCCTGGCGAAAACTGCTCAGATCAAAAACCGTCTGGCTGCTCTGTGCTCAATACGCTTTCCTGAGCTACGGCTGGACCTTCTACATCACCTGGCTGCCGACCTACCTCAAGGAAGCTCGTGGCCTTCAACTCGGGACTGGTGCCGTCTTGGCGGGGATACCGCTGTTGTTTGGCGGCGTGGGCTCCCTGTGCAGCGGGTTCATCGGCGGCCACTTCGAGAGAAAAGGCGGAAACGCCCGAAGGATTCGCCGCCTCATGGCCTGCGCAGGCTGCCTCGGTGCCGCCGGGTGCACGGCCGTGTCCGTGAGTATCCACAGCCCCCTTACGGCAATGATCGTCATGGGCCTGGCCAGCTTCTTTATGGACCTTGCGGTGCCGCCGAGCTGGGCGGTCTGTATGGACGTCGGCGGCAGGGCTTGCGGCACGCTCTCCGGCGGCATGAACATGATGGGCAATCTCGCCGGCAGCCTTGGCCCGCTCGCCACGGGTTTTCTGCTGGTGCGGACGGGCCATAATTGGGACGTCGTACTCTACACGTTTGCCGGTGCCTATTTCATGGGAACGTTCTGCTGGATGTTTCTCGACCCCGTGACGCCGCTGTTACCTGCAACGCCCGTTCGGGGTTCTGAAGTGGTTGCCGTGCGCGAGACCGGGAACTGA